A region from the Tsuneonella mangrovi genome encodes:
- a CDS encoding cytochrome C codes for MTPDRKVAQQRKPAASTRSTWIKRSLLLLPLVSAGAIMTLPVHSAKAVPAFAEQTGLPCSACHVGGFGPQLTPFGREFKLDGYTLRAQKSVPLAAMAVASLTHTKRDQVPAPDGLDQNDNVAFDQGSIFIAGGLGKHFGMFSQTTYDGVGQAWAWDNTDIRAVTKANLFGADTTLGLTLNNSPTVQDAWNTTPAWGFPYTDTAVSGTPDAAPLIDDGLATESVGLSAYAWIGQKFYLEGGAYTTPAAGTLNWLGADPSGGPGNIHGLAPYGRVAWQGNAGGGTLELGAFVLNANVYPDRDMSSGFTDHYTDLGFDASWQKQLASGDVLSAQARYVHENANYRASCALGMIGPMTGPDCASVGLNELRGDFGYHWHNKLGATIGAFSITGDSNSALYDSSTASPDSNGVMLQLDYSPWGDGNGPLGKRVNLQLGLQATFYGKFNGASTNYDGAGANASDNNAVRVYSWLAF; via the coding sequence ATGACACCGGATCGTAAAGTTGCCCAGCAACGCAAGCCCGCAGCCAGCACCCGTTCCACCTGGATCAAGCGCTCGCTGCTCCTCCTTCCTCTGGTGTCCGCTGGCGCGATCATGACCTTGCCGGTCCACTCGGCCAAGGCGGTTCCGGCATTTGCGGAACAGACCGGGCTGCCGTGCAGCGCATGCCATGTCGGCGGGTTCGGCCCGCAGCTCACGCCGTTCGGGCGCGAGTTCAAGCTCGACGGCTATACCCTGCGGGCACAGAAGAGTGTGCCGCTCGCCGCGATGGCGGTTGCCTCGTTGACGCACACTAAGCGCGACCAGGTGCCTGCGCCTGACGGCCTCGACCAGAACGACAACGTCGCATTCGATCAGGGCAGCATCTTCATCGCCGGTGGGCTCGGCAAGCACTTCGGCATGTTCTCGCAAACCACCTACGATGGCGTGGGTCAGGCTTGGGCATGGGACAACACCGATATCCGCGCCGTGACCAAGGCCAACTTGTTCGGCGCCGATACCACCCTCGGTCTGACGCTGAACAACAGCCCGACCGTGCAGGATGCGTGGAACACCACCCCGGCGTGGGGATTCCCCTACACCGACACGGCGGTTTCGGGCACGCCCGACGCAGCGCCGTTGATCGATGATGGGCTGGCCACCGAATCGGTCGGGCTCAGCGCCTACGCCTGGATCGGCCAGAAGTTCTACCTGGAGGGTGGGGCCTATACCACGCCCGCAGCGGGAACGCTCAACTGGCTGGGTGCAGATCCGTCGGGCGGACCGGGGAACATCCACGGCCTTGCGCCTTATGGCCGCGTCGCCTGGCAGGGCAATGCAGGAGGCGGGACGCTGGAACTTGGTGCATTCGTGCTCAACGCCAACGTCTATCCCGATCGCGACATGAGCAGCGGCTTCACCGACCATTACACCGATCTGGGGTTCGATGCCTCGTGGCAGAAGCAGCTGGCATCGGGCGATGTGCTCTCGGCGCAGGCGCGCTACGTGCATGAAAACGCCAACTATCGCGCCAGCTGTGCGCTCGGCATGATCGGACCGATGACCGGTCCCGATTGCGCCAGCGTCGGCCTCAACGAACTGCGCGGCGACTTCGGTTACCACTGGCACAACAAGCTGGGCGCAACGATCGGGGCATTCTCGATCACCGGCGACAGCAATTCCGCGCTCTACGACAGCAGCACGGCCAGCCCCGACAGCAACGGGGTCATGCTCCAGCTCGACTATTCGCCGTGGGGCGACGGCAATGGTCCGCTGGGCAAGCGGGTAAACCTGCAGCTCGGCCTGCAAGCGACGTTCTACGGCAAGTTTAACGGCGCAAGCACCAACTACGATGGAGCCGGTGCCAATGCATCGGACAACAATGCAGTGAGGGTTTACTCATGGCTCGCCTTCTGA
- a CDS encoding lysozyme, whose protein sequence is MQRKPVFDAVRRMLGRGFRQDEVETLDRACDNAEESVQDSVPCVPPRHVSAAGIALIKRFEGCARVRGDGRVEAYPDPATGGAPWTIGWGATGAGIGPGTEWTQEECDARLECDLARYAAEVARTIGAAPTSQNQFDAMVSFHYNTGAISRATLTRKHVAGDYAGAAAEFARWNRAGGRVVAGLMRRRAAEADLYASASPPSPRGQ, encoded by the coding sequence ATGCAACGCAAACCCGTTTTCGACGCTGTCCGGCGCATGCTCGGGCGGGGCTTTCGGCAGGACGAAGTCGAAACGCTCGACCGCGCTTGCGACAACGCGGAAGAATCGGTCCAGGACAGTGTTCCATGTGTTCCACCACGCCATGTTTCCGCTGCCGGAATCGCGCTGATCAAGCGGTTCGAAGGGTGCGCGCGGGTGCGCGGCGATGGCCGGGTGGAAGCCTACCCCGACCCGGCAACCGGCGGCGCGCCATGGACCATCGGCTGGGGCGCGACCGGCGCGGGTATCGGCCCCGGTACGGAATGGACGCAGGAAGAGTGCGACGCCCGGCTCGAGTGCGACCTGGCCCGCTATGCCGCCGAGGTTGCGCGCACGATCGGCGCGGCACCGACCAGCCAGAACCAGTTCGATGCGATGGTCAGCTTTCACTATAACACCGGGGCGATTTCCCGGGCGACGCTGACGCGCAAGCACGTGGCGGGCGACTACGCCGGTGCGGCTGCCGAGTTCGCGCGCTGGAATCGTGCGGGCGGGCGAGTCGTCGCCGGCCTCATGCGCCGCCGCGCCGCAGAAGCGGACCTCTATGCTTCGGCGAGCCCACCCTCGCCGCGCGGTCAGTAG
- a CDS encoding translocation/assembly module TamB domain-containing protein — protein sequence MADDPALEEKVQTIVVRPSFRRRLRFMAMRGLGVVLLLFGVAVVVLNSPIGHRLVTDQIAKMSPASGMQIRIGRIDGNLFGKAVLRDVTVADPKGDFLQIPQVDLDWRPFHWFTSGLDIRNLVTHRGTLLRRPQLLKSNPNSPTLPNFDIRLDRFRIDNLTVAPGIAGAEAQRINLLARADVKQGRVYLKADGKLGNVDRLHALIDAEPDGDRFDLDLDYLAAKDGVVAGLIGSKSGYHARLFGKGTWKQWQGRGLVTRDGKQFVAFRLRNDGGQYAISGNAQPGDALSGVAARLAGKTVTYSGAGTLVNSVLDGRLQVVGGGMRGSAKGAIDLGNNAAKDLAVDLRLTDPAAFGAGSKVEGALLSAMLDGPFRKLAVEHRLQVAQIVSGSTRIEGILQQATIRYDGKRWLVPLDARIARVITGTQQVDSRLVSGTLRGDATLAGGKISSDRLALDFHGATARLAFAGDLAKSTYRFTGPVTANGIELASVGKANAQAAIDLAIGGKAAWSLSANLTARVPQVANPTVASLAGPDIRLASGVSLAAGAPLRVNRLKLDAAKLTLTAAGAYGQGKTTLKGQGRSSDYSKFTIDGAYSDRGPDAVLVFANPVPAAGLRDVRVALTPIEGGLGIETKGGSTLGPFAGSMALSAPASGPTTLAIKHLDVWKTAITGDLALAGGGADGTLALKGGGLDGTIGLQPRDGGQDFTVDLKVRDAVFGGLTPMSVARATVKGTGSLANGTSRIDGSVFAMGISYGRMFVGRFAAKAKLAGGIGTINASIAGRRGSRFGLQLAAEAAPGRYTVAANGSYRDGAIAMPRRAVIEKRPGGGWQLQPTQLNYGGGSMIAEGSFGTGAASAHLQLADMPLTLTDIASDALDLGGSISGVVDLAREPDGVPTGEAKVQVKGLTRSGLLLTSRPIDLALVMKLDRDRIATRAVVDSADGKRLGRLQGRIASLPASGTLFDRLRAGDLFAQLRYAGPADALWRLVAVNTFDLTGPVSAAADVTGTLDNPQVRGSISSDDLRLRSGLTGTDLTKVKGRGTFDGSQLRLTSFSGTAPNGGTVLGSGTVGLSGMSSTRGPQLDLRLAAHNAALLDSSGLTAAVTGPMRIVSSGVGGMVAGRLQIDRASWKLGTAADVTQLPQIKTREVNRPADAAPQRAPSVPWRYLVDAKSDDGIDVRGMGLDSEWSANIRLRGTTADPRIGGTASAVRGTYTFASTQFDLTRGRITFDENTSIDPRLDIEATTTKNSLEVTAKVQGSALRSRITFTSNPSLPEEEILSRLLFGDSITQLSATDVLQLGAAVASLHGGGGLDPINQLRSAIGLDRLRIVSADPTIGRGTGIAVGKNIGRRAYIEIVTDGRGYSATDTEFRITSWLSLLGSVSTIGRSSIVAQASKDY from the coding sequence CAATCTGGTGACGCATCGCGGGACGCTGCTGCGCAGGCCGCAACTACTCAAGTCCAACCCGAATTCGCCCACGCTACCCAACTTCGACATCAGGCTCGATCGCTTCCGGATCGACAACCTGACCGTGGCTCCCGGCATAGCCGGGGCTGAAGCGCAAAGAATCAACCTGCTTGCCCGCGCCGATGTCAAGCAAGGCAGGGTCTATCTCAAGGCGGACGGCAAGCTTGGCAACGTGGACCGGCTGCACGCGCTGATTGACGCTGAGCCCGATGGCGACAGGTTCGACCTCGACCTCGATTACCTCGCTGCGAAGGACGGCGTGGTCGCCGGCCTGATCGGGTCCAAATCCGGCTACCATGCGCGACTGTTCGGCAAGGGAACGTGGAAGCAGTGGCAGGGGCGCGGTCTGGTCACTCGCGACGGCAAACAATTCGTCGCTTTCCGGCTGCGCAACGATGGCGGCCAATACGCCATTTCGGGCAATGCGCAGCCGGGCGATGCGCTGAGCGGAGTGGCAGCACGCCTCGCTGGCAAGACCGTGACCTATTCCGGCGCCGGCACGCTGGTGAACAGCGTGCTCGATGGCCGATTGCAGGTCGTCGGAGGAGGGATGCGCGGCAGCGCGAAGGGAGCAATCGACCTCGGTAACAATGCTGCCAAAGACCTGGCGGTCGACTTGCGCCTGACCGATCCTGCGGCATTCGGAGCGGGAAGCAAAGTCGAGGGCGCGCTTCTCTCCGCGATGCTCGACGGGCCATTCCGCAAGCTTGCGGTCGAGCATCGCCTGCAGGTTGCGCAGATCGTATCCGGTTCGACCCGGATCGAAGGAATCCTCCAGCAAGCGACCATACGCTACGACGGCAAGCGCTGGCTGGTCCCGCTCGATGCCCGGATCGCACGGGTCATCACCGGCACGCAGCAAGTCGATTCGCGGCTGGTCAGCGGCACCCTGCGCGGCGATGCCACGTTGGCGGGCGGCAAAATCTCGAGCGACCGGCTGGCGCTTGATTTCCACGGGGCCACTGCTCGGCTGGCGTTCGCGGGGGACCTTGCCAAGAGTACGTACCGGTTTACCGGCCCAGTCACAGCGAATGGGATCGAACTCGCGTCGGTCGGCAAGGCCAATGCCCAAGCCGCGATCGATCTTGCGATTGGTGGAAAAGCGGCGTGGAGCCTCTCGGCGAACCTGACAGCACGCGTACCGCAAGTAGCGAACCCGACTGTAGCGAGCCTCGCAGGCCCGGACATCCGGCTTGCAAGCGGAGTTTCGCTGGCCGCGGGTGCGCCGCTTCGCGTGAACCGATTAAAGCTTGATGCAGCGAAGCTCACGCTGACCGCTGCCGGAGCGTACGGCCAAGGCAAGACGACACTCAAGGGCCAAGGGCGCAGCAGCGACTACAGCAAGTTCACGATCGACGGGGCCTATTCCGATCGCGGCCCGGACGCGGTTCTGGTGTTTGCCAATCCGGTTCCCGCTGCAGGATTGCGCGATGTCCGCGTGGCGCTCACCCCGATCGAGGGCGGTCTGGGAATCGAGACCAAGGGCGGCTCGACACTGGGTCCGTTTGCCGGATCGATGGCACTTTCCGCGCCAGCCAGCGGACCTACCACGCTGGCGATCAAGCATCTCGATGTCTGGAAGACCGCGATAACCGGCGACCTCGCTTTGGCGGGGGGTGGAGCGGACGGGACACTGGCGCTGAAGGGCGGCGGGCTCGATGGAACGATCGGCCTTCAGCCGCGGGACGGCGGACAGGACTTTACCGTCGATCTCAAGGTTCGCGATGCCGTTTTCGGCGGTTTGACTCCGATGTCGGTCGCGCGGGCAACGGTCAAAGGCACCGGTTCGCTGGCAAATGGAACCAGCCGGATCGACGGATCGGTCTTCGCAATGGGCATCAGCTACGGCCGCATGTTCGTGGGACGCTTCGCCGCGAAGGCCAAGCTGGCGGGCGGGATCGGCACGATAAACGCCTCGATTGCCGGGCGTCGAGGCAGCCGTTTCGGACTGCAGCTCGCTGCCGAAGCCGCTCCTGGCCGATACACCGTGGCGGCAAACGGAAGCTATCGCGATGGCGCAATCGCCATGCCGCGCCGTGCAGTGATCGAGAAGCGGCCCGGCGGTGGCTGGCAGCTGCAGCCGACCCAGCTCAATTATGGCGGAGGCTCGATGATCGCGGAGGGCAGCTTCGGCACGGGTGCAGCGAGCGCGCATCTCCAGCTGGCCGACATGCCGCTGACGCTGACCGACATTGCATCCGACGCGCTCGATCTCGGGGGCTCCATTTCGGGCGTGGTCGATCTTGCTCGCGAGCCCGACGGCGTTCCGACCGGCGAGGCGAAAGTCCAGGTCAAGGGCCTGACCCGCTCCGGCCTGCTGCTTACCTCTCGGCCGATCGATCTTGCGCTGGTGATGAAGCTCGACCGTGACCGGATCGCAACTCGCGCAGTGGTCGACAGCGCCGACGGCAAACGACTCGGGCGATTGCAGGGGCGCATCGCCAGCCTTCCTGCCAGCGGGACGCTGTTCGATCGATTGCGTGCTGGGGACCTGTTTGCGCAGCTGCGCTATGCCGGTCCGGCCGACGCGCTGTGGCGGCTGGTCGCGGTCAACACCTTCGACCTCACCGGCCCGGTTTCGGCGGCCGCCGATGTGACCGGGACGCTCGACAATCCGCAAGTACGCGGCTCGATTTCGAGCGACGACTTGCGGCTGCGCAGCGGGTTGACCGGGACCGACCTGACCAAGGTCAAGGGGCGCGGCACCTTCGACGGCTCGCAGCTGCGTCTCACCTCGTTCTCCGGTACTGCTCCCAACGGCGGGACCGTGCTCGGCAGCGGAACCGTGGGGCTGAGCGGCATGAGCTCGACGCGCGGGCCGCAGCTCGACTTGCGACTGGCGGCGCACAATGCCGCGTTGCTCGATTCCAGCGGACTGACCGCGGCGGTTACCGGCCCGATGCGGATCGTTTCGAGCGGTGTGGGCGGCATGGTTGCGGGCCGGTTGCAGATCGACCGCGCCAGCTGGAAGCTGGGCACGGCCGCAGACGTCACCCAGCTGCCGCAGATCAAGACCCGTGAAGTCAACCGACCGGCCGATGCAGCACCCCAACGCGCGCCCAGCGTCCCGTGGCGATACCTCGTCGATGCGAAATCGGACGATGGGATCGACGTGCGCGGAATGGGGCTCGACAGCGAATGGAGCGCAAATATCCGGCTGCGCGGGACCACCGCCGATCCGCGTATCGGCGGCACAGCCAGCGCGGTGCGCGGCACCTATACTTTCGCCAGCACGCAGTTCGACCTGACCCGCGGGCGGATCACTTTCGATGAGAACACCTCGATCGATCCACGGCTCGATATCGAAGCGACCACCACCAAGAACAGCCTCGAAGTGACCGCGAAGGTCCAGGGTAGCGCATTGCGTTCGCGGATCACGTTCACTTCCAATCCGTCGCTGCCCGAGGAAGAGATCCTCTCGCGGCTGCTGTTCGGCGATTCGATCACGCAGCTTTCGGCGACCGACGTGCTGCAACTGGGTGCTGCGGTGGCCTCGCTCCACGGCGGCGGCGGGCTCGACCCGATCAACCAGCTGCGCAGTGCCATCGGGCTCGACCGATTGCGGATCGTCAGCGCCGACCCGACCATCGGGCGCGGTACCGGTATCGCAGTGGGCAAGAACATTGGTCGGCGCGCCTATATCGAGATCGTGACCGACGGGCGCGGGTACAGCGCAACCGACACCGAATTCCGGATTACCTCGTGGCTCTCGCTACTCGGCTCGGTGTCGACAATCGGACGGTCTTCGATCGTTGCGCAAGCGAGCAAGGACTACTGA